The following are encoded together in the Desulfitobacterium chlororespirans DSM 11544 genome:
- a CDS encoding acyl-CoA dehydratase activase — MYSLGIDIGNVSVKVVLLSETQTILYRRYELHGGKALVAAARILKEMTEIYPEEHLYGALTGVYGKVLGDEFGQVSDIPALELGLKVLCPQAKSAIEMGSQNARYLTRLSGHALPLYGVNESCAGGTGSFFEDQMRRLGLELEDYSPIIAKAQGVPRLSGRCSVFAKTDMIHRQQEGVPVADILLGLCYAAVKNFKATIVKGMPIEKPLALCGGILKNKGVIQGVKNVFGLTDEELIADEDLIFVQAVGAARYASANQLLVPASKLIHSFHRTEAQVKLGTSLPRLSPLALREGTRTEDPQCQEIAEGTHCLLGIDVGSTSTNLVVADGEGRLLDFQYLRTQGDPQRMVREGLASLGERLGSRLIIDAVGVTGSGRHLIGEMIGADTIKDEITAQAKAALKVNPHADTVFEIGGQDSKYISLQKGEVSDFQMNKICAAGTGSFIEEQALRLGIPIEEYGGIALKAQSPLDLGERCTVFIESNIGAALANGEEKPDILAGLCHSVIRNYLHKVVGNKPVGQEIVLQGGVCYNPAVVAAFQGIFGDRVQVSPCFSVSGAYGVALLAGESIGVNPSRFQGFDLSPQNKVKSAQDKAERLEISLSSHNKDFSHHNYFAEAKKMLLGDYTGRIDPKKKTIGVPYVLVIHKFFPMIKGFFESLGFNVLLSAESNEKTIALAQNYAQAETCYPVKLIYGHMEELAEKGVDYIFLPSILTMKHETSKVHHNYSCVYMQKAPEFVFKTLKLAEKGIQLLNPVFNLDYGKPAMAGAMIEIGTSLGKMKPFCVKALAEGAMGVRRYTAQVEKAGRELLDSLPDQEKVIVIMTRNYGISDPVLNMGIPQEFIKRGYKVITLGHLPGHDLDLSHEYENLYWPFGQHIIGGAKIIKNHPNLYAVYLNNHGCGPDTMISHLFRQEMGDKPYLNIEVDEHYSKVGVITRIEAFINTLEHRPAPGEVQRDFLKDLPRREVSLRKTPEPGVPVYFPHLYPYADLLGDTLKKHGYEGHELPPTTVSSLNLGKSKTLAKEYLSFTALLGDVLHKAQDQEKMQVILPATEGGEIDGLYSRVIYDILAREHMDHVTIISPTLETLPFQSSLCPQLFISILAGDLILAAPAATREDLRQRLKSLASLSMEDLLEAAHEVGRDLREVQDLQSLRDVQALKPEAGKVTVLGEPYVLYNAYLNGELFKEVEKKGKKIATMPLSEYLCFLWYTRCENKKERGVVAGYISQMEQLSAALGENTPFAPSFADLLASADDLIPDFAGANGRYRRVKTMDWQRQGIPCIEVASLYENAQTVLHLLGGEEDGLVLRLGFDESGVATMKDRLHSFLYYMERNKE, encoded by the coding sequence ATGTATAGTCTAGGGATAGACATAGGGAATGTTTCGGTAAAAGTTGTCCTGCTTTCCGAAACCCAAACCATACTGTATAGGAGATATGAACTCCATGGGGGAAAAGCCCTTGTGGCGGCAGCCAGGATTCTTAAAGAAATGACTGAAATCTATCCAGAAGAACATCTGTATGGGGCACTGACCGGAGTTTACGGCAAGGTTCTCGGGGATGAGTTTGGTCAGGTAAGTGATATTCCTGCTCTTGAATTGGGTCTGAAAGTTCTCTGCCCCCAGGCGAAATCCGCGATTGAAATGGGCTCCCAAAATGCCCGGTATTTAACCAGGCTTTCCGGCCATGCTTTGCCCTTGTATGGGGTTAATGAGAGCTGCGCCGGGGGCACAGGGTCTTTTTTTGAGGATCAGATGCGCCGCCTAGGCCTTGAGCTTGAAGATTATTCCCCCATCATCGCCAAGGCTCAAGGAGTTCCCAGACTATCGGGCCGCTGCTCAGTCTTCGCCAAAACAGATATGATCCATCGGCAACAGGAAGGGGTGCCCGTTGCCGATATCCTTTTAGGCTTATGCTATGCTGCCGTCAAAAACTTTAAAGCCACCATTGTCAAAGGGATGCCCATTGAAAAGCCCCTGGCCTTGTGCGGTGGAATTCTTAAGAACAAAGGGGTCATTCAAGGGGTAAAGAATGTTTTCGGCTTAACCGATGAGGAGTTAATCGCCGACGAAGACCTGATTTTTGTCCAGGCTGTGGGAGCAGCCCGGTATGCCTCGGCCAACCAGCTTCTTGTGCCCGCCTCTAAGCTGATCCATTCCTTCCACCGGACAGAGGCCCAGGTCAAACTGGGAACCTCACTTCCCCGGCTTAGCCCTCTTGCTCTCAGGGAGGGGACGAGGACTGAGGATCCCCAATGTCAGGAAATTGCGGAAGGGACCCATTGTCTCCTCGGTATCGACGTGGGCTCCACAAGCACGAACCTGGTGGTCGCCGATGGGGAAGGCCGTCTCCTTGATTTTCAATACCTGAGAACCCAGGGGGATCCCCAAAGGATGGTCCGGGAGGGTCTGGCCTCCCTTGGTGAGCGATTAGGAAGCAGACTGATCATTGATGCTGTAGGCGTAACCGGTTCGGGACGTCATTTAATCGGGGAAATGATCGGGGCCGATACGATTAAAGATGAAATCACCGCTCAGGCAAAGGCCGCCTTGAAGGTCAATCCTCATGCAGATACGGTCTTTGAGATCGGAGGGCAGGACTCCAAATATATTTCCCTGCAGAAGGGAGAAGTCAGCGACTTTCAGATGAATAAAATCTGTGCGGCAGGAACCGGGTCCTTCATCGAGGAACAGGCCTTGCGCTTGGGCATCCCCATTGAAGAGTATGGGGGGATCGCCTTAAAAGCCCAGTCCCCTCTGGATCTGGGGGAACGCTGTACTGTATTTATCGAAAGCAATATCGGGGCGGCTTTGGCCAACGGCGAGGAGAAACCGGATATTTTGGCAGGGCTGTGCCACTCCGTCATCCGCAACTATCTCCATAAGGTAGTGGGGAACAAGCCCGTGGGCCAAGAGATCGTTCTCCAGGGAGGGGTTTGCTATAACCCGGCGGTAGTGGCCGCCTTCCAGGGAATTTTCGGGGACAGGGTTCAGGTGTCTCCCTGTTTCTCGGTGAGCGGAGCCTATGGAGTGGCCCTGCTGGCCGGTGAAAGTATCGGGGTGAACCCCAGCCGCTTCCAAGGCTTTGACTTGTCCCCGCAGAATAAGGTCAAGTCCGCACAAGATAAGGCCGAAAGGTTAGAAATCAGCCTCAGCAGCCATAATAAGGATTTTAGCCATCATAACTACTTCGCTGAGGCCAAAAAGATGCTGCTGGGGGATTATACCGGAAGGATTGATCCGAAGAAGAAAACCATCGGGGTTCCCTATGTTTTGGTGATCCATAAATTCTTCCCTATGATCAAAGGTTTCTTTGAATCCCTGGGCTTCAATGTCCTTTTATCCGCTGAAAGCAATGAAAAGACCATTGCTCTGGCTCAAAACTATGCCCAGGCGGAAACCTGCTATCCTGTTAAGCTGATCTACGGTCATATGGAGGAACTGGCGGAAAAAGGGGTGGATTATATTTTCCTGCCCAGCATCCTGACCATGAAACATGAAACCTCCAAGGTGCATCACAATTATAGCTGTGTCTATATGCAAAAGGCTCCGGAATTTGTCTTCAAGACCTTGAAACTGGCAGAGAAGGGGATTCAGCTCCTCAACCCTGTCTTCAACCTTGATTACGGCAAGCCGGCTATGGCAGGAGCCATGATTGAGATCGGCACTTCTTTGGGAAAAATGAAGCCCTTTTGTGTCAAAGCCCTGGCGGAAGGAGCCATGGGGGTGCGCAGGTATACCGCTCAGGTGGAAAAGGCCGGCCGGGAACTGCTGGATTCTTTGCCGGATCAGGAAAAGGTCATCGTCATCATGACCAGGAATTATGGCATCAGTGATCCGGTGCTCAATATGGGCATACCCCAGGAGTTTATCAAAAGAGGATATAAGGTCATCACTTTGGGACATCTTCCCGGTCATGATCTGGATCTGTCCCATGAGTATGAGAATCTCTATTGGCCTTTTGGCCAGCACATTATCGGTGGCGCCAAAATTATCAAGAACCATCCCAATCTTTATGCAGTCTATCTTAATAACCACGGCTGCGGTCCGGATACGATGATTTCCCATCTTTTCCGGCAGGAGATGGGAGATAAGCCTTACCTGAATATTGAAGTGGATGAACATTATTCCAAAGTGGGAGTCATAACCCGTATTGAAGCCTTTATCAATACCCTTGAGCATCGGCCCGCCCCCGGGGAAGTGCAACGGGATTTTCTTAAAGATCTGCCCAGGCGGGAAGTTTCCTTAAGAAAAACTCCTGAGCCGGGTGTACCGGTCTATTTCCCCCATCTGTATCCTTATGCCGATTTGCTGGGGGATACGCTGAAGAAGCATGGCTATGAGGGGCATGAGCTCCCGCCAACCACGGTCTCCAGCCTTAATCTGGGGAAAAGCAAAACCCTGGCCAAGGAATATTTATCCTTTACGGCTCTGCTGGGAGATGTGCTGCACAAAGCTCAGGATCAGGAAAAGATGCAGGTGATTCTCCCCGCCACAGAAGGGGGAGAGATCGACGGACTCTACAGCCGGGTGATTTACGATATCCTGGCCAGAGAGCATATGGACCACGTCACGATTATTTCCCCCACCCTGGAAACCTTGCCTTTTCAATCGTCTTTATGCCCCCAGCTTTTTATCAGCATCCTGGCCGGGGATTTAATCCTGGCCGCCCCCGCGGCAACCAGAGAAGATCTTCGCCAAAGACTGAAGAGCCTTGCCTCCCTATCCATGGAAGATCTGCTGGAGGCCGCTCATGAGGTTGGTCGGGATCTCCGGGAAGTTCAGGATCTTCAGTCTCTCCGGGATGTTCAGGCTCTAAAGCCGGAAGCCGGGAAGGTAACCGTCCTGGGGGAACCCTATGTGCTCTACAATGCCTATTTAAATGGTGAACTATTTAAAGAAGTTGAGAAAAAGGGCAAAAAGATTGCCACGATGCCCTTGAGTGAATACTTGTGTTTTCTGTGGTACACCCGCTGTGAGAACAAAAAAGAGCGGGGAGTGGTGGCCGGATATATCTCACAAATGGAGCAGCTCTCCGCTGCCTTAGGGGAAAATACCCCTTTTGCCCCCAGCTTTGCTGATCTCTTAGCCAGTGCGGATGACCTTATTCCTGATTTCGCCGGGGCCAATGGCCGCTATCGCCGGGTCAAAACCATGGACTGGCAAAGGCAGGGGATTCCCTGTATCGAAGTGGCCTCCCTCTATGAAAATGCTCAGACCGTCCTGCACTTGCTGGGGGGTGAGGAGGATGGCCTGGTTCTAAGGCTGGGCTTTGATGAATCAGGTGTTGCCACCATGAAAGACAGGCTCCATTCTTTTCTGTATTATATGGAGAGAAACAAGGAATAA
- a CDS encoding cupin domain-containing protein codes for MTEKLIKNIEHSAPFKFLDLVAYEPGKVASLTLAQKPGVGLTILAFAEGEGVSTHAAPGDAMVYIMDGEAEITIAETRCRLKAGEGIVMPAGIPHAVQSITSFKMLLTVVKNS; via the coding sequence ATGACTGAAAAACTTATTAAAAATATTGAGCACTCCGCCCCATTTAAGTTTCTGGACTTAGTTGCATACGAACCAGGCAAAGTAGCCAGTTTGACCCTTGCGCAAAAACCCGGCGTGGGCCTGACCATTCTGGCCTTTGCGGAAGGGGAGGGGGTGAGCACCCATGCGGCTCCCGGAGATGCCATGGTCTATATTATGGACGGAGAAGCGGAAATCACCATTGCTGAGACCCGCTGCCGGCTTAAAGCGGGAGAAGGGATAGTTATGCCGGCCGGAATTCCCCATGCGGTACAGTCCATAACTTCCTTTAAGATGCTGCTGACGGTGGTTAAGAATTCCTAA
- a CDS encoding cupin domain-containing protein encodes MARLKNLPQERPLPLASLIKARENQVLSMALAQSDRVQISLFSFADGESVSEEEYFGDTLYLILQGEAVITFDDQKIDLVPEDVLMVPAHKIHAIAGKGRFKMLQITLINEER; translated from the coding sequence ATGGCAAGGCTGAAGAATTTGCCCCAGGAGCGGCCCCTACCCCTGGCTTCGTTGATCAAAGCCCGTGAAAACCAAGTGCTCAGCATGGCTCTTGCTCAGAGCGACCGTGTACAAATCAGTTTATTTAGTTTCGCTGATGGGGAATCCGTCAGTGAAGAGGAGTATTTCGGCGATACCCTGTATCTTATCCTCCAGGGTGAAGCAGTCATCACTTTTGACGATCAAAAAATTGATTTAGTCCCTGAGGATGTGTTGATGGTTCCGGCTCACAAAATCCATGCCATAGCAGGCAAAGGCCGGTTTAAAATGCTGCAGATAACATTGATCAATGAGGAGAGATAA
- a CDS encoding ABC transporter ATP-binding protein, translating to MLQLHEISKSFGTLPVLKKVSFTVRDGEIVALIGPSGCGKSTLLNIIAGIQTSDEGALSGGSEAMAYVFQDDRLLPWRTVWDNIRLVRDKENRSVIQELIDTVGLRGFETYYPAQLSGGMKKRCGIARSFYYESHLLLMDEPFQGLDYCLRREMLHLLLKVWQKHKQGVLFITHEIDDALTIASRIIVLSPRPSEISKEFMLPGPEGRDPGSPELTDIRREIIAAITN from the coding sequence ATGCTGCAACTCCATGAGATCAGTAAATCCTTCGGCACCCTTCCGGTCCTCAAAAAGGTAAGTTTCACTGTGAGAGATGGTGAAATCGTTGCCTTAATCGGACCATCAGGCTGCGGAAAATCCACCTTGCTCAATATTATTGCCGGCATCCAAACATCCGATGAGGGAGCTCTTTCCGGAGGGTCGGAGGCCATGGCCTATGTCTTCCAGGATGACCGGCTCCTGCCTTGGCGGACCGTCTGGGACAATATCCGGCTGGTCAGGGACAAGGAGAATCGGTCCGTGATTCAGGAACTGATCGATACGGTGGGTTTAAGGGGATTTGAGACCTATTATCCCGCCCAGCTTTCCGGAGGAATGAAAAAACGCTGTGGAATCGCCCGCTCCTTTTACTATGAAAGCCATCTGCTCCTGATGGACGAACCCTTTCAGGGACTTGATTATTGCTTGCGCAGGGAAATGCTCCATCTGCTCTTAAAAGTTTGGCAAAAGCATAAACAAGGAGTGCTGTTTATTACCCATGAGATCGATGATGCCTTAACCATTGCCAGCCGGATCATCGTCTTATCCCCCAGGCCCAGTGAAATCAGCAAAGAATTTATGCTGCCGGGACCGGAAGGACGGGATCCGGGTTCACCTGAGCTGACGGACATCCGGCGTGAGATTATTGCGGCAATCACGAATTAA
- a CDS encoding ABC transporter permease, which yields MKSKGLLTKDSGYKLLSFLMVISLWKVLTLHFSPLIVPTMGSVLAEIHKILTSPDLYAMIPLTAGRLLAGLSLGVSLGLVLGILMGNFPQVKGVLSPLIGIMQTVPPVSWVVLALVWFGFNGKPAVFIVIISTLPVITINVCAGFRRIDKNLLEMASLYRFSKVKRLRHVILPSILPYFKSAFQIALGSGWKIAVMAEVLTTSDGIGGMIKLGRLNVEPESIIAWSILVVLLFYLSDFLIGKFLFRKEKNYAATP from the coding sequence GTGAAAAGTAAAGGATTGCTGACCAAGGACTCCGGTTACAAACTCCTGTCTTTCCTCATGGTCATCAGTTTGTGGAAAGTGCTGACGTTGCACTTTTCACCCCTGATCGTGCCCACTATGGGCAGTGTCCTGGCGGAGATCCATAAAATACTGACAAGTCCTGATCTTTATGCCATGATTCCCTTGACCGCCGGAAGGCTCCTGGCCGGCTTATCTTTGGGGGTGAGCCTGGGATTGGTGCTGGGGATTTTAATGGGGAACTTCCCGCAGGTTAAAGGGGTGCTGTCCCCCCTGATCGGGATCATGCAGACAGTGCCCCCCGTCTCCTGGGTGGTTTTGGCTCTGGTCTGGTTTGGGTTCAACGGCAAGCCTGCCGTCTTTATCGTCATCATTTCCACCCTGCCGGTGATCACCATCAACGTCTGCGCAGGATTTCGGCGCATCGATAAAAACCTGCTGGAAATGGCCTCACTCTATCGTTTTTCCAAGGTGAAAAGGTTAAGGCATGTGATCCTTCCCTCCATACTCCCTTATTTTAAATCCGCTTTCCAGATTGCCTTAGGGAGCGGCTGGAAGATCGCGGTCATGGCCGAAGTGCTGACCACCAGCGATGGGATTGGCGGGATGATCAAACTGGGACGGCTCAATGTGGAACCGGAGAGCATCATCGCCTGGTCCATCCTCGTTGTGCTCCTCTTTTATCTTTCCGATTTCCTCATCGGTAAGTTCTTGTTTAGGAAGGAAAAGAATTATGCTGCAACTCCATGA
- a CDS encoding ABC transporter substrate-binding protein has translation MKKTLSRTIPILIMFFLILTLVACGTAQPAQSEGPKNQETQGTQETASEPITIKVGVPTAPPALPVLHMIETKALGENVNIELSIWDEPETLIAMVQDGEHALFAFPLTVVSKLYNKGLDVRLMNVNTWGVTYFLTSDPDLKEWQDLKGKTVYVPLQSSPPDALTQYFLHEAGLEVGKDLEIIYASTPEIATLLASGKAAYATLIEPQVTRALLANPQLRVAFSFEEEWQRVTATETKIPNAGFGTTQKFIDAHPELTAQFQEAYAQSTQWANEHPEQMGELAEKYLGLKKELVAKALPSMGLTFQSAQDSKTELKMFYELLRDFEPSMIGGKVADDGLYYDGK, from the coding sequence ATGAAAAAGACCTTATCGAGGACTATACCAATACTGATCATGTTTTTCCTGATTTTGACCTTAGTGGCTTGCGGCACTGCCCAGCCGGCCCAGTCGGAAGGACCCAAAAACCAGGAAACTCAAGGAACTCAGGAAACAGCCTCAGAACCCATAACCATTAAAGTAGGTGTGCCCACCGCACCTCCGGCCCTGCCTGTTCTGCATATGATAGAAACCAAGGCCCTGGGTGAGAATGTGAACATCGAGCTGTCCATCTGGGATGAACCGGAAACCTTAATTGCTATGGTTCAGGATGGCGAACATGCATTGTTTGCTTTTCCCCTGACGGTGGTCTCCAAGCTCTATAACAAAGGTTTGGACGTGCGTTTAATGAATGTCAACACCTGGGGAGTCACTTACTTTTTGACCTCCGACCCTGATTTAAAAGAATGGCAGGATCTGAAAGGGAAAACAGTGTATGTGCCCTTGCAGTCCTCACCGCCGGATGCTTTAACCCAGTATTTCCTCCATGAAGCCGGTCTGGAAGTAGGTAAAGACCTGGAGATCATCTATGCTTCAACTCCGGAAATCGCCACACTCCTTGCTTCAGGCAAAGCTGCCTATGCAACCCTCATCGAACCCCAGGTGACAAGAGCCTTGCTGGCTAACCCCCAATTGCGGGTTGCCTTCAGTTTCGAAGAGGAATGGCAAAGGGTAACCGCTACAGAGACCAAAATACCTAATGCCGGTTTCGGAACAACCCAGAAATTCATCGACGCTCATCCGGAATTAACAGCCCAATTCCAGGAAGCCTATGCCCAATCCACCCAATGGGCTAATGAGCATCCTGAGCAAATGGGTGAACTGGCCGAAAAGTATTTGGGATTGAAAAAAGAGCTGGTGGCCAAAGCCTTGCCCAGTATGGGGCTGACCTTCCAAAGCGCCCAGGATTCCAAAACAGAACTGAAGATGTTCTATGAGCTGCTCCGGGATTTTGAACCCTCCATGATTGGGGGAAAGGTTGCCGACGACGGCTTGTATTATGATGGTAAGTAA
- a CDS encoding Crp/Fnr family transcriptional regulator, translating to MKKIDSVLQSMPLFKNIQPDKYTNVLSCLNGRIQDYAKGEIIYSLQDPLKSAGIVLAGRVNMSMVSVTGTEHYVQQFDPGDIFGEALACQADPMDNGVLQITAVQKSSVLFVCLSQLYTEKALTCPYASQVALNLLKEVVDNNIFLSRKVEILSQKKIRDRIFIYLQSVGRSGNTVNIPFNRQELANFLGVDRSALSRELCLMRDEGMIDFYKNEIILLRNDLIS from the coding sequence ATGAAAAAAATTGATTCCGTATTGCAATCAATGCCTCTCTTTAAAAATATCCAACCGGATAAATATACTAATGTTCTTTCCTGTCTGAACGGACGTATTCAAGACTATGCCAAAGGTGAGATCATCTATAGCCTGCAAGATCCCCTGAAAAGTGCCGGCATTGTTCTTGCCGGCCGGGTCAATATGTCCATGGTCAGTGTGACCGGCACCGAGCATTATGTTCAGCAATTTGATCCCGGAGATATTTTCGGTGAAGCTTTGGCTTGCCAGGCTGATCCTATGGACAACGGCGTATTGCAAATAACGGCTGTCCAGAAAAGCAGCGTCCTGTTTGTCTGTCTTTCCCAGCTTTATACGGAAAAGGCCCTGACTTGCCCCTATGCCTCGCAAGTGGCTTTAAATCTGCTTAAAGAAGTAGTGGATAATAATATCTTTCTGAGCAGAAAAGTAGAGATTTTATCTCAGAAAAAGATCAGGGACAGGATCTTCATTTATTTGCAATCCGTGGGCCGCTCCGGAAATACGGTGAATATCCCTTTCAACCGCCAGGAGTTGGCTAACTTTCTGGGGGTGGACCGCAGCGCCCTCTCCCGGGAGCTTTGTCTGATGCGGGATGAAGGGATGATCGATTTCTATAAAAATGAGATCATTCTTTTAAGAAATGATTTGATTTCTTAA